One Gammaproteobacteria bacterium genomic window carries:
- a CDS encoding AbrB/MazE/SpoVT family DNA-binding domain-containing protein, with amino-acid sequence MLTRMFKSGNSLAVRIPKELAFAEASQDVEIERVGDNLVIRPVQRRSLAGVMEAFAAFPPDFMSEGREFHEEKERDWGDKT; translated from the coding sequence ATGTTGACCCGAATGTTCAAGAGCGGAAATTCGCTAGCCGTTCGCATCCCCAAGGAACTGGCCTTTGCCGAGGCGTCACAGGACGTCGAAATCGAGAGGGTGGGAGACAACCTGGTCATCCGGCCGGTCCAGAGGAGATCGCTTGCAGGCGTAATGGAAGCCTTCGCGGCGTTTCCGCCGGACTTCATGTCGGAGGGGCGCGAGTTCCATGAGGAGAAAGAGCGCGATTGGGGCGATAAAACATAG